Proteins from a genomic interval of Campylobacter concisus:
- a CDS encoding STT3 domain-containing protein: MHKVSMNCKILLIFLAAYLFGFAARMLWVLWAKDMPEFYFNGEFMLTTNDAYYYAEGARDMLAGFHQQNDFSPFNHPISTIVFYICKIFPFKIESVMFYMSIFLAPLIALPVILISNELKVLKAGAVAAFMSVILPGYLVRTSPGYFDSDMLNVTFALFIIYFLIRLLNTNEQKFIVLPGVFVSLYLWWYQSSYALILSIFFMFLLYTLVFMRDRLQNYQAIFFMFISIVSSNIFTKDPLIANKILIFNLVVIALFFSLFCKYKNLLSARNLAIFLTLMLAIFIYFGGFDFITSKMGIYVFKGNEILSDKFHFINEHNFISEVKSASHLYFIYFMSGNILILLAAIIGYLLLCFKFRPFLLTLPMLGLGLLSFFGGVRFVMYVTPLVALGFGYFLHFFLNLFDLRNSIKNLSLLVFVVAALAINLDFAYSYRPKTVISRDEAVALDGLKKLTKRDDYVFSWWDYGYAIRYFADVMTLNDPGRQGGENNYFVSLALRKDEAFSAKLARVAVTYNDISLEQNIRPIDKILKDYNTSDINTFLSQLESENFSQPVAKKAVYYYLVPNMIDIAPNIFRYSYIDITTGKRQKEDFYHVSALNGISEASIDLGDGYTLPTNEQKFIIHNGEKIAVKSFYKVKGSGKDLRIDEKIIDENAKIYVVFLEDYARILLLDENAFNSSFVQLFIFERADERYFEPFVISSGVKIYRLKV, from the coding sequence GTGCACAAAGTAAGCATGAATTGTAAAATTTTACTTATATTTCTGGCTGCTTATCTGTTTGGATTTGCGGCTAGGATGCTCTGGGTATTGTGGGCAAAGGATATGCCAGAGTTTTACTTTAATGGCGAATTTATGCTTACGACAAATGACGCATATTATTACGCAGAGGGCGCTAGAGATATGCTGGCTGGCTTTCATCAGCAAAATGACTTTAGCCCCTTTAATCACCCAATCTCAACCATAGTTTTTTATATTTGCAAAATTTTTCCTTTTAAGATCGAAAGCGTGATGTTTTACATGAGTATCTTTTTAGCTCCTCTTATCGCGCTTCCAGTTATTTTGATATCAAATGAGCTTAAGGTGCTAAAAGCTGGGGCTGTGGCGGCATTTATGAGCGTTATCTTGCCAGGCTATCTTGTAAGGACATCACCTGGATATTTTGATAGCGACATGTTAAATGTCACATTTGCGCTTTTTATCATCTATTTTTTGATCAGGCTTTTAAACACAAATGAACAAAAATTTATCGTTTTGCCTGGAGTCTTTGTATCGCTTTATCTTTGGTGGTATCAAAGCTCATATGCACTTATTTTAAGCATTTTCTTTATGTTTTTACTATATACGCTAGTTTTTATGCGAGATAGATTGCAAAATTATCAAGCGATATTTTTTATGTTTATAAGCATCGTAAGCTCAAATATTTTTACTAAAGATCCACTAATAGCAAATAAAATTTTGATTTTTAATTTAGTGGTTATTGCTTTATTTTTCTCTCTTTTTTGTAAATATAAAAATTTACTCTCAGCTAGAAATTTAGCCATTTTTCTTACTTTAATGCTAGCTATTTTTATCTATTTTGGTGGTTTTGATTTCATTACCTCAAAAATGGGCATTTATGTTTTTAAAGGCAATGAAATTCTTAGCGATAAATTTCACTTCATAAATGAGCATAATTTCATCAGTGAAGTAAAAAGTGCTAGCCATTTGTATTTTATCTATTTCATGTCGGGAAATATTCTTATACTACTGGCGGCTATTATTGGATACTTGCTACTTTGCTTTAAATTTCGTCCATTTTTACTTACTTTGCCAATGCTTGGACTTGGACTCCTCTCTTTCTTTGGTGGAGTTAGATTTGTTATGTACGTAACACCACTTGTTGCGCTTGGTTTTGGGTATTTCTTGCATTTTTTTTTAAATTTATTTGATCTTAGAAATTCTATTAAAAATTTATCACTTTTGGTTTTTGTCGTAGCCGCTCTTGCTATAAATTTAGATTTTGCTTATTCATATAGGCCAAAGACTGTAATTAGCCGTGATGAAGCAGTAGCGCTTGATGGGCTCAAAAAGCTCACTAAGCGCGATGATTATGTATTTTCATGGTGGGATTACGGGTATGCTATAAGGTATTTTGCTGATGTTATGACTTTAAACGATCCTGGCAGACAAGGTGGCGAAAATAATTATTTTGTTAGCCTTGCTTTGAGAAAAGATGAGGCATTTTCAGCCAAACTTGCAAGAGTAGCAGTTACATATAATGACATCTCGCTTGAGCAAAATATAAGGCCAATAGATAAAATTTTAAAAGACTACAACACAAGCGATATAAATACTTTTTTGAGCCAGCTTGAGAGTGAAAATTTTTCTCAGCCGGTGGCAAAGAAGGCGGTTTATTACTATCTTGTGCCTAATATGATTGACATTGCACCAAATATCTTTAGATATAGCTATATCGACATTACAACTGGTAAAAGGCAAAAAGAGGATTTTTATCATGTTAGCGCATTAAATGGCATTAGCGAAGCTAGTATCGACCTTGGAGACGGCTATACTTTGCCTACAAATGAGCAAAAATTTATCATACATAACGGTGAAAAAATAGCCGTAAAATCATTTTATAAGGTAAAAGGATCCGGAAAAGATTTGCGAATAGATGAAAAAATCATAGATGAAAACGCTAAAATTTATGTGGTTTTTTTAGAAGACTATGCGCGGATATTGTTGCTTGATGAAAATGCTTTTAACTCATCTTTTGTGCAGCTTTTTATATTTGAGCGAGCTGATGAGCGGTACTTTGAGCCATTTGTCATCTCAAGTGGCGTAAAAATTTATAGGTTAAAAGTCTAA
- a CDS encoding nucleotide sugar dehydrogenase, whose protein sequence is MKIAVVGLGYVGLPLAAAFSEKYEVVGFDVNAKRIEELKNGYDRTLELSNEQMKKAIDNGMKFSLNLDDIRSCNFFIVTVPTPIDKNKRPDLTPVVKATESVAKVLKKGDIVVYESTVYPGVTEEICVPLLEKSGLKFNKDFFCGYSPERINPGDKEHTVTKIKKITSGSTPEIADKVDEIYRSIITAGTHKASSIKVAEAAKVIENTQRDINIAFINELAMLFEKLHINTIDVLEAAGTKWNFLNFRPGLVGGHCIGVDPYYLTHKAQEVGYHPEMILAGRRINDDMGRYAADQVIKLMIRKGVLINKARVLVLGMTFKENCPDIRNSRVIDVVDELKDFGCKVDVTDPWADSAEVKHEYGFDLVKEYNLDDYDCIVIAVAHNEFKKLNLKGHLVYDIKNIYPEADARL, encoded by the coding sequence ATGAAAATAGCAGTAGTAGGACTTGGATATGTTGGACTTCCACTCGCAGCAGCTTTTAGTGAAAAGTACGAGGTTGTAGGCTTTGATGTAAATGCAAAACGTATAGAGGAGCTTAAAAATGGCTACGATAGAACGCTTGAACTTAGCAACGAGCAGATGAAAAAAGCAATCGATAATGGCATGAAATTTAGCCTAAATTTAGACGATATTAGAAGTTGCAACTTCTTCATCGTAACCGTCCCAACTCCGATAGATAAAAATAAACGACCCGATCTAACCCCAGTGGTAAAAGCAACCGAGAGCGTAGCAAAAGTGCTTAAAAAAGGCGACATCGTTGTTTATGAAAGTACCGTTTATCCAGGCGTTACAGAAGAAATTTGCGTGCCACTTCTTGAAAAAAGTGGGCTTAAATTTAACAAAGACTTCTTCTGCGGCTACTCTCCAGAGCGTATAAATCCGGGTGACAAAGAGCACACTGTAACTAAGATCAAAAAAATCACAAGTGGCTCAACCCCAGAGATCGCTGACAAGGTTGATGAAATTTATCGATCGATCATCACAGCTGGCACTCATAAGGCCTCAAGTATCAAAGTAGCCGAGGCTGCAAAGGTAATCGAAAACACTCAGCGTGATATAAACATCGCCTTTATAAACGAGCTTGCGATGCTGTTTGAAAAGCTTCATATCAACACCATTGACGTGCTTGAAGCTGCTGGCACGAAATGGAATTTCTTAAATTTCCGTCCAGGTCTAGTTGGCGGACACTGCATCGGAGTAGATCCATACTACCTCACTCACAAAGCTCAAGAGGTAGGCTATCATCCTGAAATGATCCTAGCAGGCCGTCGTATCAACGATGATATGGGCAGATACGCAGCTGATCAGGTTATAAAACTAATGATAAGAAAAGGCGTGCTTATCAACAAAGCCCGCGTGCTTGTTCTTGGTATGACATTTAAAGAAAACTGCCCAGATATAAGAAATTCTCGCGTTATAGACGTGGTTGATGAGCTAAAAGACTTTGGCTGCAAGGTCGATGTGACTGATCCTTGGGCTGATAGTGCTGAGGTAAAACACGAGTACGGCTTTGATCTAGTAAAAGAGTATAACCTAGATGACTACGACTGCATCGTGATCGCCGTAGCTCACAATGAGTTTAAAAAGCTAAATTTAAAAGGCCATTTAGTTTATGATATAAAAAATATCTACCCAGAGGCTGACGCTAGACTGTAA
- a CDS encoding ecotin family protein, producing MREFLLFIVSCVLPFALFAGENAPKTEENIFELPISKMPPDYFKYEVAFFKEIEIDCNFAFLLGGKLEEKEDARGIYYEFSGGDELAQTMMLCKDGKKKRRVYYEFTKILPGVSPIRIITPKGVSAEIRMYERVKKIEAKKKGKSK from the coding sequence ATGAGAGAATTTTTACTTTTTATCGTATCTTGCGTACTTCCGTTTGCGCTTTTTGCAGGCGAAAACGCGCCAAAAACCGAGGAAAATATCTTTGAGCTACCTATCTCGAAGATGCCACCTGATTATTTTAAATACGAAGTCGCATTTTTTAAAGAGATAGAAATCGACTGCAACTTCGCCTTTTTACTCGGCGGAAAGCTCGAGGAAAAAGAGGACGCGCGCGGGATTTATTACGAATTTAGCGGCGGCGACGAGCTAGCGCAAACGATGATGCTCTGCAAGGACGGAAAGAAAAAGAGGCGGGTTTATTATGAATTCACTAAAATTTTACCAGGCGTTAGCCCTATTAGAATCATAACTCCAAAAGGTGTAAGTGCGGAAATAAGAATGTATGAACGCGTAAAAAAGATAGAAGCAAAAAAGAAAGGAAAAAGTAAATGA
- the galE gene encoding UDP-glucose 4-epimerase GalE, translating into MKILVTGGAGYIGSHVVKALLKQGNDEITIIDNLCKGSQKALEVLQKIGNFKFINANLEDDLSEIFENGKFDAIIHFAAFIEVFESMSEPLKYYLNNTANVARVLRYAKTYNINKFIFSSTAAVYGEPDVAEVSETTPTNPINPYGRSKLMSEQIIKDYASSNENFKFAILRYFNVAGADEEGLIGQNYPNATHLIKVAVQTILGKRESMGIFGDDYATKDGTCVRDYIHVSDLADAHISALEYIGQNGSETFNVGYGRGFSVKEVIETAKEVSGVNFKVLNAPRRDGDPAILISNASKLRSLTSWKPKRDDLALIIKTALEWEKKI; encoded by the coding sequence TTGAAAATTTTAGTAACAGGTGGTGCTGGATACATCGGCAGCCACGTAGTAAAAGCACTTTTAAAGCAAGGCAATGATGAGATAACCATCATCGATAATCTCTGCAAGGGCTCACAAAAAGCACTTGAGGTGCTCCAAAAAATCGGAAATTTTAAATTTATAAACGCAAATTTAGAAGATGATCTAAGTGAAATTTTTGAAAATGGTAAATTTGATGCGATCATCCATTTTGCAGCGTTTATCGAGGTTTTTGAGAGTATGAGCGAGCCACTAAAATACTATCTAAACAACACCGCAAACGTTGCGAGGGTGCTAAGATACGCAAAAACTTATAATATAAATAAATTTATATTTAGCTCAACTGCCGCAGTTTACGGCGAGCCAGACGTGGCGGAGGTGAGCGAAACAACGCCTACAAATCCGATAAATCCATACGGCAGAAGTAAGCTTATGAGCGAGCAGATCATCAAAGATTATGCCTCTTCAAATGAAAATTTTAAATTTGCGATTTTACGTTACTTCAACGTAGCAGGCGCAGACGAAGAGGGGTTAATCGGTCAAAACTATCCAAATGCCACGCACCTTATCAAGGTGGCTGTGCAAACTATACTTGGCAAGCGCGAGAGTATGGGTATCTTTGGCGATGACTACGCGACAAAAGATGGTACATGCGTTAGAGACTACATTCACGTTAGTGACCTAGCAGACGCCCACATAAGTGCGCTAGAGTATATCGGCCAAAATGGCAGCGAAACTTTTAACGTGGGATACGGCAGAGGATTTAGCGTAAAAGAGGTCATCGAGACCGCAAAAGAGGTGAGTGGAGTAAATTTCAAAGTGCTAAATGCGCCAAGAAGAGACGGCGACCCAGCTATTCTTATCTCAAACGCAAGCAAACTGCGCTCGTTAACAAGCTGGAAGCCAAAAAGAGACGATCTAGCGCTCATCATAAAAACCGCCCTTGAGTGGGAAAAGAAAATTTAA
- a CDS encoding DNA ligase yields MRIIFVALALLNFAFSLDLLRLSEYKDQNVSGWLASEKLDGVRAYWDGENLLSRQGKKLNAPLSFTKNFPKFALDGELYAKELKFEEIQATVMDKLPDEKAWRRLKFHVFDVPEASGGLLTRLEVLAKFLKNEPNNNLIIIKQIKMRDNAQFLKFTESIIAKGGEGSVVREPNAPYERKRSKNALKFKKFKDAECEVTAINKGSGKYANLAGSLTCKALGGKDKEEKASEPKSGTIFKIGSGLSDEKRQNPPKIGSIITYKFQNLTAKGKPRFPIFLRVRED; encoded by the coding sequence ATTAGAATAATTTTTGTGGCTTTAGCCCTTTTAAATTTTGCATTTTCTCTTGATTTGCTGCGCCTTAGCGAGTATAAAGATCAAAATGTTAGTGGCTGGCTAGCTAGCGAGAAGCTTGATGGCGTGCGTGCCTACTGGGACGGAGAGAATTTACTATCAAGACAGGGCAAAAAGCTAAATGCACCGCTAAGTTTTACTAAAAATTTCCCAAAATTTGCACTCGATGGCGAGCTTTACGCAAAGGAGCTTAAGTTTGAAGAAATTCAAGCGACCGTTATGGATAAGCTGCCCGATGAAAAGGCGTGGAGAAGGCTTAAATTTCACGTTTTTGATGTGCCTGAGGCAAGTGGTGGTTTGCTTACCAGACTTGAGGTTTTGGCTAAATTTCTAAAAAATGAGCCAAATAACAATTTAATCATCATAAAACAGATAAAGATGCGTGATAACGCCCAGTTTTTGAAATTTACTGAAAGTATCATCGCAAAAGGCGGAGAGGGATCAGTCGTGCGTGAGCCAAATGCGCCATACGAGAGAAAACGAAGCAAAAATGCACTTAAATTTAAGAAATTTAAAGATGCCGAGTGTGAAGTGACCGCTATAAACAAAGGCAGCGGTAAATACGCTAACCTTGCTGGCTCGCTTACTTGCAAGGCGCTTGGCGGTAAAGATAAAGAAGAAAAAGCTAGCGAGCCAAAATCTGGCACTATCTTTAAAATAGGCTCAGGACTAAGCGATGAAAAGCGCCAAAATCCCCCAAAGATAGGCTCTATCATTACATATAAATTTCAAAATTTAACAGCCAAAGGCAAGCCAAGATTTCCAATATTTTTAAGGGTTAGAGAAGATTAA
- a CDS encoding DNA-3-methyladenine glycosylase I, with protein MRRCGWAKGELDIAYHDNEWGKVVKDDRKFFEMIVLEGFQAGLSWHGVLQKREAMREAFDGFDPEKIKHYGEAEIAKFMQNERLIRNQLKLKSLSANAIAFLSVTQEFGSFYDYLWGYLLRKFDPKFDGKQIINHYQDIKQVPATTPMSDFVAKELKKRGFKFLGSVSTYAFLQSVGVVDDHMDYCFCKAKA; from the coding sequence ATGAGGCGATGTGGATGGGCAAAAGGCGAGCTTGATATAGCTTACCACGATAATGAGTGGGGCAAAGTCGTAAAAGATGATAGAAAATTTTTCGAAATGATAGTTCTGGAGGGCTTTCAGGCGGGACTTTCGTGGCATGGAGTGCTTCAAAAAAGAGAGGCCATGAGAGAGGCGTTTGATGGCTTTGATCCAGAGAAGATCAAGCATTACGGCGAGGCTGAGATAGCTAAATTTATGCAAAATGAGAGGCTGATTCGTAACCAATTAAAACTAAAATCACTTTCTGCAAATGCCATTGCATTTTTATCCGTAACTCAAGAATTTGGTAGTTTTTATGACTATTTGTGGGGGTATTTGCTAAGAAAATTTGATCCCAAATTTGACGGCAAGCAGATCATAAATCACTATCAAGATATCAAACAAGTGCCAGCCACTACGCCTATGTCAGACTTTGTGGCAAAGGAGCTAAAAAAGCGAGGGTTTAAATTTTTAGGCTCTGTTAGCACCTATGCATTTTTGCAAAGTGTGGGCGTTGTAGATGATCATATGGACTATTGCTTTTGCAAGGCAAAAGCTTGA
- a CDS encoding NAD-dependent epimerase: MKILVTGTAGFIGFHLANALVKRGDEVVGYDVINDYYDVNLKLARLKTAGFDTSEIDYGKLITSKTHPNLKFIKADLADEKTMKKLFDKEKFDVVVNLAAQAGVRYSLINPKAYIDSNITGFVNILECCRHNEIKNLVYASSSSVYGLNENMPFSTHEAVNHPISLYAATKKSNEMMAHTYSHLFNVPTTGLRFFTVYGPWGRPDMALFLFVDAALKDKSIDVFNYGKMKRDFTYVDDIVKGIIKCIDNPAKPNPNWDAKHPDPATSKAPFKVYNIGNNSPVELMDYIKAVEIKIGREIKKNFLPLQAGDVPATFADVSDLVADFDYKPNTKVNDGVAKFVEWYCEFYGVKI; this comes from the coding sequence ATGAAAATTTTAGTAACTGGAACAGCTGGATTTATAGGATTTCACCTTGCAAATGCCCTTGTAAAAAGAGGCGACGAGGTCGTCGGATATGACGTGATAAATGACTATTACGACGTAAATTTAAAGCTTGCACGCCTAAAAACGGCTGGCTTTGATACGAGCGAGATAGACTATGGCAAGCTTATCACCTCAAAAACGCATCCGAATTTAAAATTTATAAAAGCAGATCTCGCTGATGAAAAGACGATGAAAAAGCTTTTTGATAAAGAAAAATTTGACGTAGTAGTAAATTTAGCCGCACAAGCTGGCGTTCGCTACTCGCTCATAAACCCAAAAGCCTATATAGACAGTAATATCACGGGCTTTGTGAATATCCTCGAGTGCTGCCGCCACAATGAGATCAAAAACCTAGTCTATGCAAGCTCTAGCTCGGTTTATGGACTAAATGAGAACATGCCATTTTCTACGCACGAGGCGGTCAATCACCCAATAAGCCTCTACGCAGCGACTAAAAAGAGTAACGAGATGATGGCACATACTTATAGTCATCTATTTAACGTGCCAACGACTGGACTTCGCTTTTTTACGGTGTATGGACCATGGGGACGCCCTGATATGGCGCTATTTTTGTTTGTTGATGCTGCGCTTAAAGATAAGAGTATCGACGTCTTTAACTACGGCAAGATGAAGCGCGACTTTACCTACGTGGACGATATCGTAAAGGGTATCATTAAGTGCATAGATAATCCTGCTAAGCCTAATCCAAACTGGGACGCAAAGCATCCAGATCCTGCCACTTCAAAAGCGCCGTTTAAGGTCTATAATATCGGTAACAACAGCCCAGTCGAGCTCATGGACTACATCAAGGCGGTTGAGATAAAGATCGGCCGCGAGATTAAGAAAAATTTTCTCCCACTTCAAGCAGGCGATGTGCCAGCAACATTTGCTGATGTGAGCGATTTGGTGGCTGACTTTGACTACAAGCCAAATACAAAAGTAAACGACGGCGTGGCTAAATTTGTTGAGTGGTACTGTGAGTTTTACGGAGTTAAGATTTAA
- a CDS encoding DUF4272 domain-containing protein, whose protein sequence is MPKTAQQRKDESIKILKKEGVAVLESLPLRYDNSEVTPRSVDEIIARAVCSFTAIMCACTIRDNGHLSEDEIAWAKDFLGDFYDDLSAKEKEVVEGRADINLAVNMGWKYESLWILLWALGIAEDIGKMDKICDCDFVMDVFREGGFKNRSKLRSLDEILSKLDLVYRYHWACVDARINGKKVAGLDEEVVMERRAGLEWLCCKGWENDDLRAEFNAWDYPDLNT, encoded by the coding sequence ATGCCAAAAACAGCGCAACAAAGAAAAGATGAGAGCATAAAAATTTTAAAAAAAGAGGGCGTGGCTGTGCTCGAGAGTCTGCCACTAAGGTATGACAATAGTGAAGTTACGCCAAGAAGCGTTGATGAGATCATTGCTCGTGCGGTTTGCTCATTTACGGCCATTATGTGTGCCTGCACGATCCGCGACAATGGCCACTTAAGTGAAGATGAGATAGCCTGGGCTAAAGACTTTTTGGGCGATTTTTATGATGACCTAAGTGCAAAAGAAAAAGAGGTCGTAGAGGGCAGGGCTGATATAAATTTGGCCGTAAATATGGGCTGGAAATATGAGTCGCTTTGGATCTTGCTTTGGGCGCTTGGCATTGCCGAAGATATCGGTAAGATGGATAAAATTTGCGACTGCGATTTTGTGATGGATGTCTTTAGAGAGGGTGGGTTCAAAAATCGCTCAAAACTACGCAGTTTGGATGAAATTTTAAGCAAGCTTGACCTAGTTTATCGCTATCACTGGGCGTGTGTTGATGCAAGGATAAACGGTAAAAAGGTTGCCGGACTTGACGAAGAGGTCGTTATGGAGAGACGTGCAGGGCTTGAGTGGCTATGTTGCAAAGGTTGGGAGAACGACGACTTAAGAGCTGAATTTAACGCTTGGGACTACCCTGATCTAAATACGTAA
- a CDS encoding FAD-dependent oxidoreductase, with translation MRQKHFEVVIVGAGISGTALFYELAAFSDIKKVALLEKYDGVATLNSNGKGNSQTIHCGDIETNYTLEKAKKVSRVANMPVKYALKYNLDGKYMFAHQKMALAIGDAEVECMKERYESFKELFPYLEIYDKEKLKQIEPNVVFDANGNERPENIIAIGTQNGQFTTMDFGGLANSLVQNALNLGADGYEISLNSEVTDIKKAGDTFHIKINDGEVITANYVVVDAGGHSLFLAHKMGYGLHLSTLPVAGSFYFAKKRLLNGKVYMVQNDKLPFAALHGDPDILANGNTRFGPTALVIPKLERYHGCSSFFDFCKCLKFDKNVFEVFTNLLKDSDIRSYILRNFLFEVPFINKKEFVKDARKIVPSLSENDLSYAVNFGGVRPQVIDRNKKCLELGEGKISTGEGISFNMTPSPGATSCFEIARTDMIEACKFLGKNFNEEKFSAEFFG, from the coding sequence ATGAGGCAGAAGCACTTTGAAGTGGTAATTGTCGGAGCAGGCATTAGTGGGACGGCGCTCTTTTATGAGTTGGCTGCATTTAGTGATATAAAAAAGGTCGCACTTTTAGAAAAATATGACGGCGTAGCTACTCTAAATTCAAACGGCAAAGGCAACTCACAAACCATTCATTGTGGTGATATCGAGACAAACTATACACTAGAAAAGGCAAAAAAAGTCTCTCGTGTGGCAAATATGCCAGTAAAATATGCTCTAAAATACAATCTTGATGGCAAATATATGTTCGCTCATCAAAAGATGGCACTAGCTATCGGAGATGCCGAAGTAGAGTGCATGAAAGAGAGATATGAGAGTTTTAAAGAGCTTTTCCCTTATCTTGAAATTTATGACAAAGAGAAGTTAAAGCAAATCGAGCCAAACGTCGTTTTTGACGCAAATGGCAATGAGAGGCCAGAAAATATCATCGCCATAGGTACGCAAAATGGGCAGTTTACGACGATGGACTTTGGCGGCTTAGCAAATTCACTCGTGCAAAATGCGCTAAATTTAGGCGCAGATGGTTATGAGATCAGCCTAAACTCAGAAGTAACTGATATAAAAAAGGCTGGCGATACATTTCACATAAAGATAAATGATGGCGAAGTGATCACTGCAAACTACGTCGTAGTCGATGCTGGAGGCCACTCGCTATTTTTGGCTCACAAAATGGGTTATGGGCTTCATCTTAGCACACTGCCCGTTGCTGGAAGCTTTTATTTCGCAAAAAAACGCCTGCTAAACGGCAAAGTTTATATGGTGCAAAATGATAAGCTACCATTTGCCGCGCTTCACGGCGATCCAGATATCCTAGCTAATGGAAATACCCGCTTTGGACCAACAGCTCTAGTCATACCAAAACTAGAGAGATATCACGGCTGTTCAAGCTTTTTTGACTTTTGTAAATGCCTAAAATTTGATAAAAACGTCTTTGAAGTCTTTACAAATCTCTTAAAAGATAGCGACATTAGATCTTATATTTTAAGAAATTTCTTATTTGAAGTGCCATTTATCAATAAAAAAGAATTTGTAAAAGATGCTAGAAAGATCGTGCCAAGCCTAAGTGAAAACGATCTTAGCTATGCTGTAAATTTTGGCGGCGTAAGACCGCAAGTTATCGACCGTAATAAAAAGTGCCTTGAGCTTGGCGAGGGCAAGATAAGCACAGGCGAGGGCATAAGTTTTAATATGACTCCAAGCCCTGGGGCTACTAGTTGCTTTGAAATAGCAAGAACTGATATGATCGAAGCCTGTAAATTTTTAGGTAAAAATTTTAACGAAGAGAAATTTAGCGCCGAGTTTTTTGGGTAA
- a CDS encoding DUF2625 family protein — translation MSSNLLAANDVLDGFFAINGGAFGGKAGNVFYCVPDSGKWEDAQLGYS, via the coding sequence ATGTCTAGCAATTTGCTCGCGGCAAACGATGTTTTGGATGGATTTTTCGCGATAAACGGCGGTGCCTTTGGTGGCAAAGCTGGCAATGTCTTTTACTGCGTGCCAGATAGCGGCAAATGGGAGGATGCACAGCTTGGCTACTCGTAG